In the genome of Gemmatimonas sp., one region contains:
- a CDS encoding thioredoxin domain-containing protein, which produces MAKVTPKKKSNTGFLAVIGVLLLVGGGVLWGTMQNKPKPIELPKDAPAMKAEGYLRGNPDAPITIIEFADFECPGCGQFATIQGPDIKARIIDAGLANFRFYDFPLTSIHANTLFAHLAAACANDQGKFWEMHDQLFANQPDWSTMATTNPRKVIEAYATAVGLDMATYNSCMDEQKHLPRIQANATEGQSRGVNSTPTIIVANKIYPGGLTADGIKKLVDSLTAAGAGAAAPATDTAAKQ; this is translated from the coding sequence GTGGCCAAGGTGACGCCGAAGAAGAAGTCGAACACCGGATTCCTGGCGGTGATCGGGGTGCTGTTGCTGGTGGGTGGTGGCGTGCTGTGGGGCACGATGCAGAACAAGCCCAAGCCCATTGAGCTGCCCAAGGATGCGCCGGCGATGAAGGCCGAGGGGTACCTGCGCGGCAACCCGGATGCGCCCATCACGATCATCGAGTTCGCCGACTTCGAGTGCCCGGGGTGCGGCCAGTTCGCCACCATTCAGGGCCCCGACATCAAGGCGCGCATCATCGACGCCGGGCTCGCGAACTTCCGCTTCTACGACTTCCCGCTCACGTCGATTCACGCCAACACGCTCTTCGCGCACCTGGCGGCGGCGTGCGCGAACGATCAGGGGAAGTTCTGGGAGATGCACGACCAGCTCTTCGCCAACCAGCCCGACTGGAGCACGATGGCCACAACCAACCCGCGCAAGGTGATCGAGGCGTACGCCACCGCGGTTGGGCTCGACATGGCGACGTACAACAGCTGCATGGATGAGCAGAAGCACCTCCCGCGCATTCAGGCCAATGCTACCGAGGGGCAGTCGCGCGGCGTGAACAGCACCCCCACCATCATTGTGGCGAACAAGATCTACCCGGGCGGCCTCACCGCCGACGGCATCAAGAAGCTGGTGGATTCGCTGACGGCGGCGGGCGCGGGTGCGGCGGCGCCGGCAACGGACACGGCGGCGAAGCAGTAA